Proteins found in one Candidatus Omnitrophota bacterium genomic segment:
- a CDS encoding Gfo/Idh/MocA family oxidoreductase: protein MRVAVIGVGHLGSRHAEIYAGMPGVQLVAVCDLDAARANALSQRLRCESVTDFRQLLGRIDAASLAVPTSLHAQLGQPLLASGIHLLIEKPIATTLNDADRLIRAAAAHRCALQIGHVERFNAAISTALSHLTRPRFIEVHRLSPYPFRGTDVSVILDVMIHDLDLLLLVVEPPIARIDAVGVSVLSASEDIANARVTFRSGCTANLTASRISDETMRRIRVFQEDSYLSIDYKAQTVELARLTARQARKGDQAIERVNLPVNQRPPLQDELASFIRAVTTKQPPLVSGEDGRAALALALRIEHAMRRSRNRDPRHMTHDT, encoded by the coding sequence GTGAGAGTTGCGGTTATCGGTGTTGGCCATTTGGGCAGCCGGCATGCCGAGATTTATGCGGGCATGCCGGGTGTTCAACTGGTGGCCGTCTGTGATCTTGATGCCGCGCGGGCGAACGCGCTGTCGCAACGCCTTCGCTGCGAATCAGTTACAGATTTCCGCCAGCTCCTCGGCCGCATTGATGCGGCCAGTCTCGCCGTCCCCACCAGTCTCCATGCCCAACTGGGCCAGCCGCTGTTGGCCTCCGGCATCCACCTGTTGATTGAGAAACCGATCGCCACGACCCTCAACGACGCCGACCGCCTCATCCGCGCGGCCGCAGCGCACCGTTGCGCGCTCCAGATCGGGCATGTGGAGCGGTTTAACGCCGCGATTAGCACCGCCCTCTCGCATCTCACCCGCCCGCGATTCATCGAAGTGCACCGGCTGTCCCCCTATCCCTTCCGCGGTACCGATGTCAGCGTCATCCTGGATGTGATGATCCACGATCTGGATTTGCTCCTGCTGGTGGTGGAGCCGCCGATCGCCCGCATCGATGCGGTCGGCGTGTCCGTGCTCTCCGCCAGCGAGGATATCGCCAATGCGCGGGTCACCTTCCGCTCCGGCTGCACCGCGAATCTGACCGCCAGCCGCATCAGCGACGAGACGATGCGCCGCATCCGCGTTTTTCAGGAGGACAGCTACCTCTCCATTGATTACAAAGCGCAAACGGTTGAGCTGGCCCGCCTGACGGCGAGGCAGGCCCGCAAAGGCGACCAGGCCATTGAGCGCGTCAACTTGCCGGTGAACCAGCGGCCCCCGCTGCAGGATGAGCTGGCGTCCTTCATCCGGGCCGTAACGACCAAGCAGCCTCCGCTGGTGTCCGGCGAGGATGGACGCGCCGCACTCGCTCTGGCGCTTCGGATTGAGCACGCCATGCGCCGTTCTCGAAACCGTGACCCACGACACATGACCCACGACACATGA
- the lpxB gene encoding lipid-A-disaccharide synthase, with product MSSILLVAGDPSGDAHAARLIEALKRQDPTLTFAALGGPAMQRAGAVLLDELTQTASIGPFDAARHLGRFLRAKRLFEARLRTQRPDLVILVDFGDFNLPVIAPLAKRHGVAVLYYISPQLWAWGRWRLRYVQRYVDRMVVFLPFEKTLYEQVGVAVTWVGHPLVEHARPSLTKDAALARYRLNPWRRTVGLLPGSREDEVRRHLPLMLAAAHRMTAHMPGLQFLIVKAPGLPRSAMDRAVRAAQCEVRLAEGALADALQVMEAAVVASGTATLETALGDVPMVVVYRASWPTYAAARLVLRVPSIGLVNVVAGRPIVPELIQCRATPRGLASRVVELLRDEERCAAMRQSLREVARTLGPPGAVTRAALAVTEMLRSASRS from the coding sequence ATGTCCTCAATCCTTCTCGTCGCCGGCGATCCATCCGGCGATGCGCATGCCGCCCGCTTGATCGAGGCGCTGAAGCGTCAAGATCCGACGCTGACGTTTGCCGCGCTCGGCGGACCGGCCATGCAGCGCGCCGGCGCTGTGCTGCTGGATGAGCTGACCCAAACGGCCTCGATCGGCCCGTTTGACGCCGCCAGGCACCTGGGGCGGTTTCTCCGCGCCAAACGGCTGTTTGAAGCGCGCCTGCGCACCCAGCGTCCTGACCTTGTGATTCTCGTCGACTTCGGCGACTTCAACCTGCCGGTCATCGCACCCCTCGCGAAACGCCACGGTGTTGCGGTGCTCTATTACATCAGCCCGCAGCTTTGGGCCTGGGGGCGCTGGCGGCTGCGGTATGTCCAGCGCTACGTCGATCGGATGGTGGTCTTCCTGCCCTTTGAAAAAACGCTGTACGAGCAGGTCGGGGTGGCGGTCACGTGGGTGGGGCATCCGCTCGTTGAGCATGCGCGGCCCTCGCTGACGAAAGACGCCGCGCTGGCGCGGTATCGGCTCAACCCCTGGCGGCGGACGGTGGGCTTGCTGCCCGGGTCCCGCGAGGACGAAGTGCGCCGGCACCTGCCCCTCATGCTGGCGGCAGCTCACCGCATGACCGCGCACATGCCGGGATTGCAATTTCTGATCGTCAAAGCGCCCGGGCTGCCGCGCAGCGCCATGGACCGCGCCGTGCGCGCAGCACAGTGCGAGGTGCGCCTCGCGGAGGGAGCGCTCGCCGATGCGCTGCAGGTGATGGAGGCGGCCGTCGTCGCCTCAGGCACCGCCACCCTTGAAACGGCGCTCGGCGACGTGCCAATGGTGGTGGTGTATCGCGCCTCATGGCCGACGTATGCGGCCGCGCGTCTCGTGCTCCGCGTGCCGTCCATCGGCTTGGTGAATGTGGTCGCGGGCCGGCCGATCGTGCCGGAATTGATTCAGTGCCGCGCCACGCCGAGGGGCCTTGCCTCGCGCGTCGTGGAGCTCTTGCGGGATGAGGAGCGGTGCGCAGCGATGCGGCAGTCCCTGCGAGAGGTCGCGCGGACGCTCGGCCCGCCAGGCGCGGTTACGAGGGCCGCGCTGGCAGTGACGGAAATGCTCCGCTCGGCTTCGCGGTCATGA
- a CDS encoding amino acid permease, with amino-acid sequence MANKGTIDFSEPPSSRVTVVDKGSLHRVLGSAQLFSIGYGDVGSSIYYALGVTTLYALGATPLALALAGFVFFCTVLTYTELSAAMPESGGSCSFARHAFNDLVSFIAGWALLLDYIVTIAISAYSIGPYLANVPAIAQWVPLLGSPVGNVSFTLIVLGMLLAINVLGIKESTRISLLLCVFDIATQLAIITFGFIFLMEIAHPQQFLHHLHQLWVGMRVGLPDAAWSPTWPQFWKGVGMAMVAYIGIESISQLAGEARKPSRTVPRAMLSTMVTLLVLYFGISSIALTALSPQELTTHYLEDPIAGIAASMPFGRQYLAPWVGLLGGTILFVAANAGLIGASRLTFAMSEHFTLPRIFYRLHPRFRTPYVSLLVFTGIAAAIVMVAKNLTHIADLYNFGAMLSFALAHLSLLGLRIRQPALERPFKIRWALRFGAIELPWTAVLGLLGTMAVWVDVILTKPAGRNLGFLWLGVGLTCYFVYRHQQRLPAAGHVEIERLKMPDYQPVKVKRLLVPTTSAQANDAVQFAAKIAKMHGATLTALHVIEIPPSLPLDTFFPEKLAVADSIVEQAQAIGREFEVPIEAQVKQARLAGEAIVEFALEGAYDLIILWAKPRQAAPGISWLGSTVEHVIRNAPGRVWIMTAKPSGAFPSLPARPS; translated from the coding sequence ATGGCCAATAAAGGGACAATCGACTTTTCGGAACCGCCCTCTTCCCGTGTCACCGTGGTGGACAAGGGCAGCCTCCACCGGGTCCTCGGCTCCGCCCAGCTCTTCTCCATCGGCTACGGCGATGTCGGCTCCTCCATCTACTACGCGCTCGGCGTCACCACGCTGTATGCGCTGGGCGCCACGCCCTTGGCGTTAGCCCTCGCGGGGTTCGTGTTCTTTTGCACCGTCCTGACCTATACCGAGCTCTCCGCCGCCATGCCGGAATCGGGCGGCTCCTGCAGCTTCGCGCGGCACGCGTTTAATGATCTCGTCTCGTTTATCGCCGGCTGGGCCTTGCTGCTCGACTACATCGTCACCATCGCCATTTCCGCCTATTCCATCGGGCCCTACCTGGCCAACGTGCCGGCCATCGCCCAATGGGTTCCGCTATTGGGTTCTCCGGTCGGCAACGTGTCGTTTACCCTCATCGTGCTGGGAATGCTCTTAGCCATCAATGTGCTCGGCATTAAAGAATCCACCCGCATTTCCTTGCTGCTGTGCGTCTTTGATATCGCCACGCAGCTGGCCATCATTACCTTCGGATTTATCTTTCTCATGGAAATCGCCCATCCCCAGCAGTTCCTCCACCATCTGCACCAATTGTGGGTCGGGATGCGCGTCGGGCTGCCGGATGCCGCCTGGTCGCCCACCTGGCCCCAGTTCTGGAAAGGGGTGGGGATGGCCATGGTGGCGTACATCGGTATTGAGTCCATCTCGCAACTGGCTGGCGAGGCGCGGAAGCCGTCGCGCACCGTCCCGCGCGCCATGCTCTCGACGATGGTCACGCTGCTCGTCCTCTACTTCGGGATTTCGTCCATCGCCCTGACCGCGCTCAGCCCGCAGGAGCTGACGACGCATTACCTGGAAGATCCCATTGCCGGCATCGCGGCGTCCATGCCGTTCGGCCGGCAGTACCTCGCCCCCTGGGTGGGGCTGCTCGGCGGCACCATTCTGTTCGTCGCCGCCAACGCAGGCTTGATCGGCGCCTCGCGCCTGACGTTTGCGATGAGCGAGCACTTTACCCTGCCGCGCATTTTCTACCGGCTGCATCCTCGCTTTCGCACGCCGTATGTTTCGCTGCTCGTCTTTACCGGGATCGCCGCCGCCATCGTCATGGTGGCGAAGAACCTCACGCACATCGCGGATTTGTACAACTTCGGCGCGATGCTCTCGTTTGCCTTGGCCCACCTGTCGCTGCTGGGGTTGCGGATCCGCCAGCCGGCCTTGGAGCGGCCGTTTAAGATTCGATGGGCGCTGCGGTTCGGCGCGATTGAGCTGCCGTGGACCGCCGTGCTGGGATTATTGGGCACGATGGCGGTGTGGGTTGATGTGATTCTGACGAAACCGGCGGGGCGGAATCTCGGCTTCTTATGGTTGGGAGTTGGGCTCACCTGCTACTTTGTGTATCGGCACCAGCAGCGGCTGCCGGCCGCGGGCCACGTGGAGATTGAGCGCCTGAAAATGCCCGATTATCAGCCGGTGAAGGTGAAGCGCCTCCTCGTGCCGACGACGAGCGCGCAAGCCAACGACGCGGTGCAGTTTGCCGCGAAGATCGCCAAGATGCACGGGGCCACCCTCACCGCGCTGCACGTCATTGAGATTCCCCCCTCGCTGCCGCTCGACACCTTTTTCCCTGAAAAACTCGCCGTCGCCGACTCGATTGTCGAGCAAGCGCAGGCGATCGGACGGGAGTTTGAGGTGCCGATTGAGGCGCAGGTCAAGCAAGCGCGCCTGGCCGGGGAGGCGATTGTGGAGTTTGCGCTCGAGGGCGCCTACGATCTGATTATCTTGTGGGCCAAGCCGCGTCAAGCCGCCCCGGGAATTTCCTGGCTTGGCTCGACGGTGGAGCACGTCATCCGCAATGCGCCCGGCCGGGTATGGATCATGACCGCGAAGCCGAGCGGAGCATTTCCGTCACTGCCAGCGCGGCCCTCGTAA